The genomic window TCCACTATGACCCTATCTCTCCTTCCCCTCACAGACACTAGCTGCCCCAGGAGAAACCTGTATTTACAGTCTTTCCTTCTCATTCTCAGTCTCAAATGCACTGGCTTCTGTCCTGAGGCTCTCAAAGATTTTCAAATACTCACATCCAATGAACACTTTTCAGTGCTGATCCCACATGAACTCTGCTAACCTCCACAGCATGTAACCATATTGACCACATCCTCCTGACACTCTCTTCTCTATTATTATTTGAATGACAGGAGCCTCTTGATCTTTTCCTCTTGATCCTGCCTACTTCTTGGCAGATTCCTCTTCTGCCTGCTGCTTAAATACCAGTGTTTTCTCAGTTCTCCCTTCTCAACCATCTCTGCTTCTCACTCTGCCTAGTCTTTATGGGAAATTGTACTCATGTCGGTAACTTCAATTATTCCTTTAGGAGATGACactgcatgcgtgcgtgctaagtcagttaagtcgtgtctgactctgtgcaaccctacggacggtagcccaccaggctcctctgtccatcggattctccaggcaaggatactgcagtggattgccatgccctcctccagggcatctttcctacccagggattgaacctgcgtctcttacgtctacctgcattggcaggcaggttttttagcactagcatcacctgggaagcctcatgatTCACTAGCCTCTTCTTAAACTCCTAAGCTGTCCAGCTGGACTATCCTCAGGAACTTCACAGTCAGCCTGTCACACAATTCTGATCTCAGTGAGGCAGCAGTGAGAAGTGGTGTGaagtgagatcttaattccctgcccaggaattgaacctgagtagCCTGgcttcccagtggttaagaatccacctgccaatgcaggagatgaaagcaacactggttcgatcccctggaagttcccctgaagtagaaaatggcaacccactccagtattcttgcctggaaaatctcatggacagaggagcctggcggctacaatccatggggtcacaaagagttggacatgtcagcaactgaacacacacacacacacagcctggatGAAAGCCAGGAATCCTAGCCTCCAGACCAGCAAGGGCTAGAGGCTAAAAGCTATTTTCCCCTGGCTCTTGCCCGGAGTGAAAAATGCACTTCTCATAGAAGCAAAAATCTTAAatgcaggtacaaagtttattatcgGAGACACCGAAGAGCAAGAAGTGGAAGAGGACACTGAGAAACTGTTAGTTTAActaagacagaagcaaggcagagatgaaCGCTCGGAGAGAAAGGGTGTCGGCGTGCCCCCTAGAGAAGAGGAGCACAGGAAAGAGGCAGTTCAATCAGTTCTGTAAGGCAGGTCTTTGTCTTCCCTCTGGCCAGACATCCTGCTTTGACCCCTGGCTGATTTGTCTCAGAACCTTGCCCCTAGGTGTGCACACAATTCTCAACCAAGAGGGCTTCTGGGAGAAGCAAGGCTCTTTATGGCCTGGCACCGTCCCCTGACTTTTGGCCCCCAAGGAACCTTTCTGCACGTGTGTAGTGTCTCTCTAGCTCCAAAGAGGGGGAAAATCTCTTGATCCTTTACTCGAACAAGGTTTAGCCCCTCTCTGGTCCTGCTGTGACTATTACCTTCAGGTGTCCACCGGAGACAAAGCTGCTTACTCTGTTTCTGTTGTTACTCCCATTTCGGAAAGCAAACAGGAGGCTGATGGTAAATGCCAGCCTGGAGCCCACCTAACGTCTGtctcaggaaatgcaaacaggaggccGGTTGTAAGTGTCCAGCCTGAAGTTCAACTTGTTCTCGTCCTTAAGAAAACTGGAGACCAGTCATAAATGCCTATCTCTCTCCTGCCTCAGCAGGAAAATAAAGGGGAGAAGAGTGAGATGATCAGACTTCCAGCCACGACATGCGTGAGGGgctaacctctctctctctctgagcagTCTCCGGTCAGGCAGAGCCGATGGAGCACCGTCTGCATGGTGTGCGGTGAGCCTCTCCCACTTTCTCTTAATCACCTGTCAAGGTGAGCGGTTGCTGGCTGGAGGGAGCGGGTCTTATGACTGAATGGAGCTGAGGCAGCTGTAGCTGCCTGATATCCACAGGACAGAGATGGGAGCCAGCAGAGAGAAAAGTAGAGAGATCTCaaaagagggaaagggaaaggggagggggagagagttGCCTGAATGAGGGAACTGAAGGCCCCCAGGGCCAGGGACAAACTTACCAAACTCAGTGATGTTGAAACAGGAGGGTCAGATGGCCACTTGTCACCCACAGGGAAGCTGCTTTCAGTGGTCTACGAGGTGCCAAATCTTCTCCCCAGAAGGGGACATACGCCCCACATTGGGCGCCACAAAATATATACcaaccaggattcttggccccttcAATCAATGGAGACtgactagaggccagacaagaaattcaggcaagactTTATTGGAGGCCCTGTAGAAACAGGGGGAAGTGAGAACAAGTAACAGATTCCTTTGCTCGCTCCATGAGGCAGAGAAGGTGGGGAAAGCTTGCTCCTGATATGcggtgagggtaggggtgtgtccaggggtcaGGATGGAGGGGTGGCAgaggtggtttgcccaccccttGGGTGGTGGTGTGTGCAGGGGGCATGCTCAAAACCCTGCTTTTCTCCCAAGTGCTTCTTTTTGCAGGCTCTTCACAAGTGGCccttgggtttttcttttttcttttttggtctctttgtatctttgtcTGGAGTTGGCCCCAAGTGCACAAGCAcaaatttctttgcattttgttgctggaggagacATGTGTCCATGTACAAGCATTGCAGCAAAGGATCTCAGGTCCCAGTCTGTTTCATAATCAGGAGGGTGTGACTAATAAACAGGACCCAGCAGCCAAAAGGAAACAAGCAGAGAAGGTGGACAGAGGGGAGGGAGCCAGCTGCCATTTCCACGTCTGAATCTCCAGGACCGACAAGCCCAGGGGCactggcagggctgggaggggaaggaaagagaaaagagcatGAGATGATGGGGAACGAtgtgagaggagagaggaagccAGGAAGCGGGTGTTAGGGGATGTCAGAAATTGGTGGAGAAACTGCAGTGAAGAGAATTAAGTGTCCCCGGGCCAGCCTTGTGttaaagtgaaggtgttagtcgcttagttgtgcctgactgtttgcgagcccatggactggagcctgctagACTCCTTTGTCCgttggatttcctaggcaaaaagctggagtgggttgccatttccttctcacaggGACCTTGATGACTAAGGGAGCAAACTCTAGTCtgccacatttcaggcagattctctaccctctgagccacctacAAAAGCTTCTTGGACTAAATACACCGTGTCAGCCACATAAACCAGCAGGTTGATGCCTGTCAGGATGGCTACAGCCAGTCGTTGGTCCCAGATGCAGACAAAGACGTTGAGATGATCACCGCAGCTCATATCGCTGGACCGCTGGGGCTGCCCCCCCCACTTCTCGTGGAACTGGTAGAGGGGCCAGAGAATCAGTGCCGTGACGTAGAGGAGGACAGAGAGCACAGTCTGCACCCGCAGCAACCAGGGGAAGCGGAGGGGAAGCTTTTTGTCATTGTCACAGTCACACCCATTCATAAGGAAGTTCACGACCCCCAGGATGAAGCAGATGGCGTACACGGCCACACACCACTCCAGGGCTGGCTGGTGCAGGTACAGGTCAGTGTTGCAGACGAAGGCGAAGATGATGTTGGCCACATAGTTCTCCAGCCTCCTGAGCACACCTGGGAAGGTTGGCCAAAAGCAGTACATTCCACCGGGTCGTCGACAGACCCAGGCCACTTCGATGGCATAAAGCAGAGCAGCCACGCAGGAGAAGGCGGTGGCGGTGATGGCGCGATTCCGGGCGGGGCCTGGAGGAAAGACCTGGATGTAGGTAGGGCCGAAGATGACTGCAGCTGAGAGGCAGACGACGGCGAAGTAAGAGCAAAAGGCGTGAAGAACGCCATCCCAAGACAAGCGGAGGTGGTACTGGAACTTATCAGACAAGCGGAGGAGGGACTGGATGTTACATAATGGCAGTCCGAAGAGACTGCACAACTCCAGTATGAAGCCGAGTAAGGTGAGGCTTAAGCAGATGCACCAGATGAACAGGCACCAGTTGATTACACCCACCTTCAGAGTGTCCTGACTGGTCAGCAAGATGGGCAGGAGGGTGGAGAGCAGCTGCCCCACGCGGAGGGAGAGGGTCAGGCATGTGGATGAGCAGAGGAAGAGGCTCCAGCCTGAGGACGAGCTCATAGTGCTCCTGATGGTCAGGCAGGTCACGGGCTGCGGTGTTGTGTGTAACCTTGCTTGCTTTCCACCCAAAGTCTTGTGAAGAGTTAAACACGGCTCCGGAGTTGGATGttctgtttcctctttcactGGGCCGGTTCAGCTCTCCCTCTGTCCTTGATTTTTCAGAAGTATACAACCACTGATCTTTAGAACAGATGCACTTATCTTAACAAAGTAAGGACCGTACTCACGTTCTCAGTCCCCAGCAAGGCTCCCGGTGGTTAATGTCAAGTCTCCAATACCCTCAGGGTGTAGCTCACATCCGTTTCCTGCCCCCCTCCTTGTATAAATGGGGGCTGAGCCTTGCAGTGCTGGGAGTTGGTTCTCTTGCACAGTGATCCGCCTTCTCCCCTTGTGGCTGGCTTCCTTAATGTAAAGCTACCTTTCTTCTATCCAGTGCTTGTCTCTCTGTATTGGCTTCTTCAGTGAAGAGCAGCCTGAGCCTGAGCTGGGGGACAGTGTTGGGCATCCAGGCAGGAGTCAGGTCCCTGGTGCTCCAGCCCTTCCAACTCCTTCTGTGACGAGGAGAGGAGTGCAGCTGGAAGGCTGGGGAGGATCTACAGGGTTAAGCCAGCAGCTGCTGAATTTGTTAGTTTCCAGAATTTCCTCTGTCCCTCCCCACTCCTTGCTCACAGCCTGCTTTCACTTTCTGTTGAGAGAAGCAAACTGGCCTCTGAAGGAGCAGCTGAGCTCTTGACTGAGTGAGTAGAGGGTGTGTGCCCCGGGAGCCCCCCATCCCCTCCTGTTTGGGCAAAGCATTTGCCCTTTGGAACTTTATGGTCAGTTTGGACACCACAGGAGTGGCATGTGGCTTGTTTATGACCCTGTGTGTGCCTCTTCTTGAAGAAgaatttgtttatttgaaatatgtCCTGGGGGAGCAAGCAAAGTGAAACGAGGGGGCCATATCTATCCCTTCTAGAAGTCCACTGGGACGCATCTTGGCCAATTGGCAAAACTAGAGTATGACTCTGTaaccaagaagaaaaatgagttttaaattttcatacGTCCTAACCCATGTATGTTTTCTAGTCTAAAGAACTGTGTACCCCCTGAATGGGTCTCTCAATTCCTCCACTCTTTTGCAGTTAGAACTGATTTGTTAACATTTGGTAAGTGGGAGGAAATGCCATGGGCAGCTTTCCTGTTACTCTGTAATAAAGGTTCTTCCAACAAGGGCACTACATTAATGCTATTGATCTGGGGTGGCCTCGGCCTGTGTTTTCGATCTGAACCACTCTCTGGGGAATAAACAATGGACTGTGAAGAACCCCAGAGTCTTGAAGACAGCTGTCTGCAGTGTTGGTGAGGGGCAGCAATGTGGCCCTCCCGCCTCAGTGATCAAAACAGCAGGTCTTGCCTCTGCAGGGAGAAGGGCATCGCCACTGGCAGCGTTAAAGGTGATGTTAGCCTgcgtgttttatttttcttcaatttttattGTCTTAAGGACAAAAATTACTGGGTGACTATATTTTTGCATGCAAAGTTTCTTTTCAAAGTTTTGTTGATGAGTGGTGTTGGATGGGTGGGTTTGCTGATGccacagttgaggaaactgaattGCTTGAGTTTGTGCTGCACAGACATGTGTTTCTATGTGTCAGCTGTTTTCTGATGCCGCTTCCTGCTTCTCCAGGACCCACACATAATATGATCTAAATAGATGTAAAATACATGGATTTTTTAATTGTCTGGAATTTCTGGATACCATCAACCCTGCTATCAATCATAGATGAAGCCTTGCCCTTTCTCCTACAATTTAATGCTCTTTTTAACCTCaatacaaagataaaaaaaaccccacaaacctGACATATGCTAATTGCCCCAAATTTTCTCAGAGCTGGGAAGGATGGAGCAGATTTTTATTCTGATGAAAGCCCCCATCTCCGTGAGCCCTTCCCAATGTCTCCCCACTCGCACCTTCCCCGGGCCCTGGGGGCATGGCCCAGCCCAAGACAACTAGCAGTTGTGTCCCCAACACTAGACTTTCTGTCCCCTTAGCTCTTAAAGGACCAGACCCCGGATGACTGTATTTAAAGGTGTGTCCCTGCGTGCACAGCCAGCACGCGTTTGCCTGTGTATGTGCCTGCATGTCTGTGCTCACAGGTGCATTTGGACCAGCAGCCTTTATAATAACTGGTGGCCAGGAAGCCACCAATATTGTGCTTAGTCTCCTGTTCTCAGCCACAAACCCCAGAGCCTGGAGTCACCAGGACTGGAGGAGTCAGGCATCAGAGCTGTGGTGGGGGCAGTAAGGGGGATAGGGGAAAGCAACCCACTGCTGCCCCTCACTCCTGTACTGGGATGAAGCATTAGTACTTCCCCCCGGGGGCGGGTGGGGTAGATGGGGAGGGCTCCAGGACATGGTTCCTATGGCAGGCAAATCCTAAGaagcaatgaaataaaattcatattttaaggcAAGGCAAGACaaggaaaatttaaacaaaattcgTCTCTGCCTGTTTTGACCTCCTCCCTGCCCTGAAGTGTGCAGTGTGCATCTGCAGTACGTGTTAACCAGACCTTCCGAAGGGCAGAAATACCTGACCCAATACAAAGATCCATTTTTGTTCTTCTAACCCCAGCCTTGTGACTTTACATGACACTCCTCCCTATGACCTTATTAATGTCACTCGCCATATTACTCTTGTCTAGCACTTCACAAGAGAGTTGTTTCTCGCATTAACAAATGTGTCATTGAGCCTCTGATAAACATGGTGATGACCAGGTGACCTTACATACAGTTTTATAAGATCCATGACTCaaaatatgggaagaagcaacaggaGGGAACCGTTTCTGAGAGCTGGACAGACAAGTGAGACAATTGTTCCAGAGGAGTTTGGCTACTGTTACCAGAACTAGAGGAAAAATTGCACACCCAATGGCCCATCAATGGAATCCTCCCCTGACCTGGGAAAATTCCTCCCAAACCTTGATTGGAATTAAGATGGAACAAATAGATTGTGTGA from Bos taurus isolate L1 Dominette 01449 registration number 42190680 breed Hereford chromosome 21, ARS-UCD2.0, whole genome shotgun sequence includes these protein-coding regions:
- the LOC132342106 gene encoding myeloid-associated differentiation marker, coding for MSSSSGWSLFLCSSTCLTLSLRVGQLLSTLLPILLTSQDTLKVGVINWCLFIWCICLSLTLLGFILELCSLFGLPLCNIQSLLRLSDKFQYHLRLSWDGVLHAFCSYFAVVCLSAAVIFGPTYIQVFPPGPARNRAITATAFSCVAALLYAIEVAWVCRRPGGMYCFWPTFPGVLRRLENYVANIIFAFVCNTDLYLHQPALEWCVAVYAICFILGVVNFLMNGCDCDNDKKLPLRFPWLLRVQTVLSVLLYVTALILWPLYQFHEKWGGQPQRSSDMSCGDHLNVFVCIWDQRLAVAILTGINLLVYVADTVYLVQEAFVGGSEGRESA